Sequence from the Fibrobacter sp. genome:
AGAGAGACCCTTCAGGTCGAAACAGGCCTGATGATGAAACTGGGAAGAGAAGAAATCCACCTGGAAGCTTTTTTCTCCGAGTGCATGGATTTGATGTTGAATCGGTTCTTTTCTGAAGTCGATAAAACGGGGTGAGGTGAAGAGAACTGTGTTCTGCGAAAGGAGT
This genomic interval carries:
- a CDS encoding glycoside hydrolase family 2 protein, with product LLSQNTVLFTSPRFIDFRKEPIQHQIHALGEKSFQVDFFSSQFHHQACFDLKGLSYEASDNYFDIFPDLPVSVRIELSREMTAEQLTRRLSVMSLVDSY